The Pseudomonadota bacterium genome segment GCATGCTCTACGCGCTTGCGGTGCTCGACCGCTACGGGGCAGCGAAGAACCTGGAGAAGCGCGCTCAGCGCATCAAGCAGGACATCGCCTCCGAGGTCGACGCGGCCGGCGAGGCGCGCGAGAGGGGGAGGGCGCTCTCCGTCATATCGCATTACGGCAGGGCGCTCGCCATGGCCGGCGAGATCACGGAGATAGAGGATTTGCTCGGCATCCTCAAGCCCGGCGGAGCTTACTCGCTCATGGAGGCGCCCTACCACGAGTCGACGCTGCGCGAGGCGATCCGCAGGCTGCGCAAAGAGGTGCGCTTCAGCGTGAGCGTGGAGGGGCCCGGTGCAAAGGTGCGGGGCTATCTCATAAACGGCCTCTCGAAGGCGGGCTATGTGACCGGCACCGCCGGCGGCAAGGCGTACGATCTCAAGGGCACGACCGAATTGACGTACAAGGGCACCATCGACATGGGTCAGGACATGCTCATGCAGATCTACCAGGCGGACCTCGACCTGGAGATAACCGACCCGGCGTCCGGCGAGGTGGTCGGCACAATGACGTGGTCTGCCAGCGCCAACGAAAAGAGCGAGGTCATGGCCGAGAGATCGGCGGTGCGGGCGCTCGGCGAGTACGTCCAGCGCACCATAGCTGATAAGATGGGGAACATATTATAGTAGCAGAGAAAGGCTGGCGAGGGTGCGGCGACGCGAGCCAGAATTTGAGGCCCCTTTTTACAGCGTCATCGGAAAAAGGGTCCTCAAATTGTGGCGGGAGGAGCCGCCATACAGTGCAGCCGATAAATTGAGCATCCTGTGTTTCAAAAGGAGGAGAGGATGAAAACGAGACTGATATGCTTGTTGGCAGTTGCTGCCATTTCACTGACGATGTCGAGCTGCGCCACGAAGAAGGTCTACACGGAGGGAAAATACATCGATCCGGGCGAGGTGTGGCTCCTCTCCGACAAGTTCGTGGAGGCGGACCTGCAGGTGATCGCGGAGCGGCTCTCCAAATCCATGCTCTCGAGCGAGTTTCTGGCAACCTCCGACAGGAAGCCGGCGGTGATCATCAGCCTCTTCTCCAACGGGACCGACGAGCACATCGACATGGTCTCGCTGACCAACAAGATCCGGCAGCATCTCATCGACTCCGGCCAGGTGAGGTTTCTCAACAACCGCCTGCGCCGGGAGATCGCGCGCGAGCTGGAGTACCAGGGCTCGGGCTACGTGAGCCCCGAGACCGCCAAGGCCAAGGGCCGCCAGGTCGGCGCCGACTGGGTCCTCTCGGGGCACATCGCATCGATCAAGCAGCCGGTGGGGCGCAGGGAGATCGTGTACTACAAGACCACCATGGAGATCACGGACCTCGAGACCGCCGAGATCGTCTGGGCCGACGAGCTTGAGATCAAGAAGAAGTTCACCAGAAAACGAGTCACCATGTAATTTTCTTCCGGGGAAGCGGTCCGCATTGCTGCTCCTTCCCTGCGGCTATTCGTCGCGAAAATGGCGCTGGTTTCATTTACATCAGATATTATTCCAGGGAAGCGAATTAGGTGTCTTCCTCTGTCAGCCCCTAATTCGCGAAACCAGTCGCAATTTTCACTCCTCATACGCCTCCGGTCAAAACGTCGCTTTAATGCAATGCGGACCGCTTCCCCTCACGAAAATTTCTTATGGCTCATTAGAACAATTATATTATTGGCGACATTGATATCGTGTTCCTGCGTCTCAACATATAATTCCAAGGCCCGGCCCGCGCACGCGGCGCTCTTCCGCGGCGACTACGCGAAGGCGGCCGAGCTCATCGAGAAGGTCGAGCCCTCCCCGCGCGACAGGCTGCTGTACCTCATGGACCGCGGCATGATCCTGCACGCGGCGGGCCGCTATGAGGATAGCAACAGGGCGCTGGAGGAGGCCGAGTCCCTCTCCGAGGCGTACGAGCCGAAGAGTGTCACGCGCGAGACCTCGGCCACGCTCTGGAGCGAGGAGGCCACCAGATACTCCGGCGACAGGCACGAGAAGGTGCTCGTCCCGGTCGTCAGGATGCTCAACTACATACTGCTCGATAAGTGGGACGAGGCGCTCGTGGAGGTGCGGCGCATCGAGAACGTCTCGGAGCGCGTCTACGGCAGGCCGGGAGGCCCGCCGAACGCATTCGCCACATATCTCTCCGCGGTCGTCTGGGAGGCCATGGGCCACATCGGCGACGCGGTCATAGACTACAGAAGGACCGGAAAGATCGACAAGGAACTGCCGTATTACGGCGCGGATCTCAGGCGCGCTTATGAGAGCGGGCGCAGGAAGAAGGGCGAGATAGTGGTGATCGTTGAGTCGGGCCGATCCCCTGTCTACGTATCGAGGCCCGTGACCACCGGGCTCGTATCCATGCAGCTGCCGACCGTGGTCGCATGGCCCGGGGGGGCGCGCGACGCGGAGGTGTTCATAGACGGCGAGAGCGCCGGCAGGACTCACTCCTTCCACGACATCGGCAAGGACATACTGGAGGCGCTCGCCGGGCGGCAGAAGCGCAGCTTCGTGCGCAAGGCCATAAAATCGGCGCTCCAGACCGGGATGTACGTGGCCGGGATAGAGCTGTCAAAGGAGGACGAGGTCGAGGCGCAGATCGCGGGGCTGGCCCTCATTTTGCTGGGCATGTCCATGTCTGCCGCCGAGAAGGCGGACGAGCGCAGCTGGCGCAGCCTGCCGTCCGATTTCGGCGTGGGCCGCTTCTTCGTGGCCCCCGGGATGCGCCGCGTGCGCATAGTGCCGGACGGCGGCGGCGCTGCGACGGAGGTGTCGATCGAGGTCTTGTCCGACAGGCCCAAAGCGGTCCTGGCGAGCCTCTACGGCAGCGGCGCCGGGCTGGAAAGGATCGAGAGGGTGGAGCCTGTGAGGGTGAAGGATGCGCGCGCTGCGGCGGCGAGGCTCGAGTCGGAACTCGCCTCCGATCCGGGGAACGGGGGCATCATGATCGATCTGGCGTACGCGAAGATGGAGTCAGGCGACTTTGACGTCGAGGGCCTGCTCCGCAGGGGGATGGAGTCAGGGGGGGACGCAGATCGCGTCGTGCAGGGCATCAGGATCGCGCGCACCGTGAGGGGCGACTCCTCGCCGGTCAAGGCCGCATCGAGCTGCGAGGAGCCGGGCAGCCGCGCGCAGGGGCTCAAGCCCGCGTTCGAGTGGTACCTGGCGGGCCTCGCCTGCGAGAAGCGCAAAGAATACGGCAGGGCCTCGGCCATGTACGCGACCGCCCATCGCCTGGGCCTCGTGGGCCCTGAGGTGGAGAAGAGGGTGATGGAGAGCTTCCGCAGGGCCGACGACTCGTTCAAGGACTCAGAGCAGGGGCGCGAGGTGATGGAGGATTTCGCAGAGGGCCTGATACAATAGCTTGAAAACGATGCGGCCAGGTGAGATAAGATGTCCATCGACCGGAGGTGCCTGTGAATGTCAAGTGGATCGCAGCCGCGGCAGCCATCGCAGCGATGGCCCTGACGCCGTACACCGCCTTTGCGCAGTGGGATGAGGACGAGGAGCAGCAGAGGCTCGAGGACCAACAGAGGGACGAGGTCCTCTACCAGGACTCGGACGCCGGCGTGCACGACGAGAGCATCCATATGCCCAGGAAGAAGCAGCCTCCACCGCCCCCTGAGCCGGACACCGACAGGACCCCGGCCGAGGAGATAGAGGGGCCGAGTTCGGAATAGCCGGATGTGCCGGAACCCCTCAGCTCTGCGGTGCGATAATTTGTTGATATATCGTATCCGGGTATGTTAGATAATTATCCCAATCAGGGTTTTTCCTGCCACCATCAGGTACAGATACGGGCCCAGGTGAATTCGGCCGTCGCAGCGGCGCAGGAGCATCCGGAGGATCATTCGGAGATGACGAGGTTCAGCGATTTTAACGCGATCAGGAGTCGGGCGGGCGATTTTGGCGCAGGCGCAGTTTTGCCGGGCGAAGCGACCTCCAAGGGCAGATGGGTACCGCCGTCTCTCGTCGATGAGTCGGCGCTGACGCAGTTCAGGATAATGAGGCCGGCCGAGGAGATCCTCCCCTCGATCTCATCGAAAGCGATGAGGCTCTCCCTGTACAGGGATTTTGCCGCCAGCGGCAGGGGGGAGATGGACGGGATCGGCGTGAGCGTGGAGTGGACCGCAGCGGTTCTCATTTATTCCGCCTTCAACGCCTTCCGCCAGGGCGGCAGAGACCGCGACATGGACGTGTTCAACGGATACCCCAGGATATTGGAGTACGTCCCTTCGGTCGAAAGGGAGCGGGACAGCACCTTCAGGATATACGCCAGGACCGCAAAGACTGCGGACGACATAATCAGGAGCGCCGTGCTCATGGCGTCGCACCGGGGCTATATCGTCGGGGACGGGTCCGCGCTCAACCACTACGCGGACCTCACCGGCATCTTCATAACAAAGCCCGGGGTGGCCCCCAAGAGGGTGGGCATATCCGGTTACGAGCACTGGGTCGATTTCGAGATGGAGCCGTCGGTTCCTCTCCTCAAGTTCGCAAGCGAGCCGGCCTGGCTCATACCGGGCCCTCCCAGGCTCTCCAGGGAGGAGACCGACCATGCCGTGCGGGCCATCGCCGGCGAGATCGAGCGGTCGGCCCGCTTTCAGGATGCGGTGGAGCTCGTGAGGATGTTTCCGGAAGTGCTGCCGCCGTTCAAGATACCGATAGATGTGAAGGACCAGGGCAGGCTCTCCGAGTTTCCGCCCAGGGACCTGGGCCGCTCGCCGGGATCAGCCGATCCCGGGCCCGCGTTCGGCGCCTCGGCCATGTTCTCAGCTCAGTCTGGCCCCTTCGGATGGCGGCTCCCTGTCAATCCATGGATGCAGGGTGCGCTGCCGGTATCGCTTCTGCGCCGTTGAATTCCGGCTTTTGACAGCCTGAATTTTAAAAGGCCCTGCGAAATACCGCAGGGCCTTTTTTTCGCGTGTCCCGGGGCCTCATCCGGGTTTTATCGCCTCCACCGGGCACACCTCCACGCATGCCCCGCAGTCGGTGCACTTCTTTGGATCGATCACCCTGCGGTCGTCCTTCTCCGATATCGCCTCCACCGGACAGACCGGGTCGCAGGCCCCGCAGTTGATGCATTCGTCGTTTATCGTGTGTGCCATGTCCCCTCCCATTTGGTGTTTCGACCGCTGTATAATCATACGGGCCCCGATGCAACCTGGTTTTTCAGGATTATTTTCCTTTTGCGCGGCAAGCGCTTTGAGGCATTATGGCGATGTAGGATCATCTGGAGAGGTGAGTGTTGAAAGGCCCACCCGGTATATTCGCAGCGATCACGGTCCTGCCGCTGGCCGTCGGCGCCGGCCTGCTGCGCAGGGCGCTCAGGCGCAAAAGGCTCATGGGCAGGCCGCTCCCCGACGGGCAGCTCGCGGTCATAAGGCGCAACGTCGCGCTATACAGGCTCATCCCGGAGGAGCTGAAACCCGAGCTGCACGGCCACATCCAGAATTTCCTCGCTGAGAAGCACTTCGAGGGGTGCGGCGGCCTTGCGCTCACTGAGGAGATGCGCGTCACTATCGCGGCCCAGGCGTGCATGCTGCTGCTCCGCCGGAGGAGCACCTATTTCCCCAAGTGCGACTCCGTGATCGTCTATCCTTCGGCGTACGTCGCAGGGAAGAGGAGCAGGTTCGGATACGTGGAGACCGAGGAGGCGAGCGTGCGCCTCGGCGAGTCGTGGACGCAGGGCCTCGTGGTGCTCGCGTGGGACGAGGTGGCGAGGGAGGCGGCTCACCCCGATGAGGGGAGAAACGTGGTGCTCCACGAGTTCGCCCACCAGCTGGACCAGGAGGACGGCGCCGCCGACGGGACGCCGATACTCGGGAGCCGCTCCGCGTACCCGGAGTGGTCCAGGGTCATGGGCGGGGAGTACGCAAAGCTGAGGGACAGGGCGTTCAATCACGTCCACGACGTGCTGGACGCATACGGCGCGACCAACGAGGCGGAGTTCTTCGCCGTGGCCACGGAGGCCTTCTTCAACAGGGGCAAGGCCCTCAAGTACAAGCACCCCGAGCTCTACGGGCTGCTCGAGGGTTATTATCGTCTCGACCCTGCGGAGTGGGTGCAGCGCTGATTTGCGCCTCAGATGGTCTTCAGGAGGCGCTCGAAAAACGGGGCGACCTCGTCCATCTCATCCACGAAGTATCGGGCGCGGCTTCCCCTCTTCATTCCGACGCGGACCGTTATCCCGCGCCTGCCGAGCGCTTTGAATGCGTCCTCGTCGGTCGTGTCGTCGCCGAAATAAAAGGGCAGGGCGTCCGGCGCGAGCCTGCGCCAGATCCAGAGCGACGCCTTCCCCTTGTCCCAGAGCCCGCTCTGGCGCACCTCGATAACCTGTTTGCCCCTCGAGATCGTGAGACGGTGCTTTTTGCAGTGCGGCTTCGCGATGCGGACGAACTCCCGGACCACGCAGGCCTTCTTGCGCTGCGGCACCAGCCTGTAGTGGACAGCCACGGAGTAATCCTTCTCCTCGACGAACGCCTCCGGCGCCTTGTCGAGTATCGTTCGCGCATCTTTGGCGAGAGCCGCCATCTCCCGCTTGAGACCTCCGCCCACTCTCATCAGGAGCTTTCTTCCAAGGCGCACCTCGTGGCCGTGGTCGGTGGAGACGACGACGCCGCGCGTCGGTATCCGCTTCCTGATGTCCTGATAGGGCCTGCCAGTGACTATGCCCACTTTGATGCCGCGGTGGCCCGCGAGGCTCTCGAGGCGGGAGCGCCAGCGCGCGGGCAGCGCGGCCCTGTTCGGATGGCCCACGATGGGTGCGAGGGTGCCGTCGAAATCGAATAGCATCAGCGCCTCGCCTCTGGCGAGGCAGCGCTCCAGGATCAGCTCGCTGTGCCTTTCGAATCTCCGCACAATCGCCTCACGCTATCTTGGACAGCTCGGACATGAACTTTGCCGCCCAGCGGTATATGTTGTACTCCGAGACGATCGCGCGCAGCTTCTCCATCCTGCTGCGCCGCTCCTCGTCGGGCATCGAGACCGCCTCGTGTATCGCGTCGGCAAACGCCTCGGTGTCGTAGGGGTTGATCACGATCGCCCCCTTGTCCAGCTCGCGCGATGCACCGGCGAATCGTGAGAGCACCAGCGCCCCGTCGCCTCCAGCGCAGCTGGAGATATACTCCTTTGCCACGAGGTTCATGCCGTCGTGGAGCGAGCTCACGATGCAGACCTTCGCCATACGGTAGAACGCCAGTATCTCCGGGTACACGAGCCCCCTGCGCAGCATGACGATGGGCTGCCAGCCCTCTGTCGAGTACTTCCAGTTGATCTCCTCTACAAGGCGGTTGATCTCGTCGTTGAGCTGCTTGTAGAGCCCTATGTGTATTCTGGAGAGCGAGCCGATCTGCACGAAGAGGAATTTCTCGATCATCTCCGGGTGTTTCTCCAGATAGCGGTCTATGGCCTTGAGGCGCTCCGGTATGCCCTTGGTGTAGTCTATGCGGTCTATGCCGACCGCCATCACCTCGTACTTCATGGGCAACAGGTCCATCACGTCGCCCACCGTCTCGTTGCTCGAGAAGTCCTGCTGCGAGTCCTCCTCGATCTGGCCGTAGTCGACGCTTATGGGGAAGGCCATCACCTTGGTGGAGAGCCCCCCGTGGTGGAACACGGTGGAGCTCTCCCTGTCGATGCGGGACTCCAGGATGAGGTCAACGGTGTTCATGAAGTTGTCGCAGTGCCAGCGTATGTGGAAGCCCAGCAGGTCGTTGCCGAGCATGCCCTCCAGGATCTCGTGGCTCCAGGGGCAGATCCTGAATATCTCGGGGTTGGGCCACGGGATGTGCCAGAACTGCGCGACCATGATGTCGGGCCTGGCCTCTTTGAGCATCGCGGGCAGCAGGGCGAAGTGGTAGTCCTGCACCCAGACGAAGGCCTTCCTGTCGCCGATCTCCTCGAGCACCACGTCGGCGAAGCGGCGGTTGACCTTCTTGTACATCTCCCAGTCGGCGAGTTTGAAAGCGGGCCTCGCGTAGGCGACGTGGCAGAGCGGCCAGAGGGTCTCGTTCGAGAGGCCGTAGTAGTATCCCTGCTCCTCCTCCTTGGTGAGCCAGACCCTCCGGAGGGTGTAGAGGTCCTTGCCCGGCGGGACCTTTACCCTTCCCTTTTCGTCCACGACGCTTCTGTCCGCGTTGCCGCTGCCGTGGGCGATCCATGTGCCCCGGCTCGCCCTGAGCATCGGATCGATGGCGGTCACGAGGCCCGACGCGGGCCTTGAGACCGAGATCTTGCCCTCCCGCCAGTTATGGACGTACGGTTCGCGGTTGGAGACCACCACGAACATGTTCTCGCCCACCTTGTCGGCAAGGGTTTGCCTGAGAGAGTCTTTGTCCCACATGGAGCCTCCTCGATTTTCTACAGATTGACCACGTCCGCGTCCGAGTACAGCGACAGGAAGAGCAGCAGGTATTCGGTCAGGTGGCGGGTGAGGAGATGGTGCGCCCTGACCTGCTCGCGGCCCTGCTCGCCGAGCTGCTTCGCGAAATCGGGGTTGTTGAGCAGGTACTTGATGGAGTTGGCCGCGCCCTCCACGCTGTGGCAGAGCATGCCGGAAAAGCGGTGCTTTATCTGCAGCGGGATGCCCCCAACCGCGCTCGCCACAACCGGCTTGCCCTTCCAGAGCGCCTCCGACACCGTCAGCCCGAACCCCTCCTTGATCGATTTCTGGACGACCACGCTCGAGGCGCGCTGGAGCGCGTTTATCTCCACGTTGCTGCCCGGCGGGATGAGCAGGACGTGTATGTCCTCGTCGCCGTCGGCGGCCTTGATGACCTCGTTCAGCACTATCTCCGACTCGGGGTCGTCGGTGGCGGTGCCGCCTGCGAGCACCAGCTGGCAGTCGACCGACTTGCGCACCATCCTGAACGCCTCTATAACGCCGACCGGATCCTTGAGGAAATCGAACCTGCTCACCTGGGTGACGATCGGCTTGTCGCGCTTGATCTCGAAGCGGTGAAGCACCTCGTCGATCTCCTCGCGGGAGAGCTCCCTGTTCTTGTCTGCGAGCGGGTCGATGGATGGCGATATCAGGGCCTGCCTGATGGGCAGGACCTGCGAGAACTGAGGGGCGGAGAAGACCGAGGTGTCGTACCTGACGATGAATCGGCGCAGGAACTCCCAGACCTGGGGGTTGGGGTTGGAGACGTCCACGTGGCAGCGCCATATCCACTTATTGCGGCGCGACTCCTTCTGCCCGACGAGCGCGATGGGCTGGGGGTCGTGTATGAAGACGATGTCCGCATCGCATGCGATCGCCCTGTTGTTCTGTTCGCTCACCGCCATGAACTCGTCGATCATGTCCTGCGACAGCCCCTCCGCGGCGCCGTGGAGGGCGTTGTGGACGGTCTTGGTGACCCAGAAGAACTTGTCCCCGCCCTTTATGACGTCCCAGCGGGCGTCGATCCCCAGCTCCCGCAGCAGCGGCATCATGCGGTTGAGTATCTCCGCGACGCCGCCGCCCACTGCGGTGGAGTTGACCATCTGGACGGTCCTGCCGGAGATCTTGGATGCGAGCATCCTGAGCTCTTCGATCACGTACCGCCCTGCGATCGGTTCATATTCTGACAGTCCCGGCATATACCTTTCCTCTGATCTTCACTGCGGCTGCCCGATCAGCTGCATGTAGCGCCTGTGCACGAGCGTGAGTATCTTTTCCCTCAGCCCCTCGAGAGAGTGGTCGTAGGGGTTGAGCCTCGCTATGGAGGCGGCCAGTTCCTTCTCGCCCAGCTCGCCCGCCAGCCACCTCGAAAAGTCGTTCACAGGCTGCTCGAAGCGGAGCCTCGACTCGAACACGTGGTAATAGACCGACGTGAGCGTGACCTTCATGAGGCAGTCGCAGAACTCCTCAAGCGTGTAGGCCACGTGCTGGGTCTGGAAGACGAAGCTCTGCGACTTCATGAAGTGGAACTCCAGCCCCGGCGGCGGGGTGCGCGCGGCCACCTGCGGATAGGCCCTGAGGTACTCCTCGAGCACCTGCGCTATCCGGTCGCGCAGCTCGCGTATGGAGTTGAAATCGATGGTGTTTATGGCGGCGAGCTTCTCGCCCAGGCGCTTCTCGCCCAGCTCCTCGGTCACCCAGTAGGCGAAGTCGTTGGGTACCGTGGGCACGACCCTCTGGTGCTGTTCGAGGAAGTGGTGCGTGTGGCGGTAGATCACCGAGCCGGGGACGTTCCTTATGTGGTCCAGAAGCTCCGGTACGGTGGAGGCCTTGAGGCCTGTGAGCTCGTTGAGCACGAGCCTGGACTGGAAATAGAACGGACTGTCTGCCCTTTTCTCCGCCATCTTCTCTCCCGGGGGGAGAGAGGCTAGGACAATAGGTGGCCAAGGTCAAGGAAAGCGGGCTTGACCAGCCCCCCCGGCGGCATTAAATTCCTCATCATGATTATACGAAGGGCGTTCCTCATCGCCTTGATGGTCCTCATCCCGGTCGCAGCCCTCGGGGGCTCCGATCCATCCATGCCGTCGCTCGAGAGCTTCAGCATCAGGCCGATCACGGGCAACGATTTCCGCTCGTTCGTGGAGGTCTTCTCGGAGATGCGGGGCCCGCTACGGTCCGAGATCCTCAAGGACAGAAAGACGGAGTTCGAGAGCGCAGACCCCCTGAAGTACGTGGCGAAGATAAAGGGCGAGAAGGATGTGAAGAAGATGCTCAAGAAACACGCCCTCACCTGGGATGGATTCTCCGAGCTGATGGGCAATGTGGTCCTGGCGTATTTCAGCATACAGCCACAAGAGACCAAGGCCTCCCTCATCCGGCGCCTGGCCGACTACGGCCTCGAGATGAACCAGGCACAGATCCCGCCCGAGTACAGGGACGTGATCAGGCAGTTCATGAAGACCGATCAGGGCTCGGCCATTGCTGCGATGGCCCTGGATTTCGTCCTCCAGATACCGGAGGAGAACGTCGCCATGGCCCGGGAGAACAAGCGCACTCTGGACGCGATGTTCTACACAAACCTCTGGAAGGACAGGATATAGGGGGATCGATGCGCAGGGCTCTGTTCATCATAGTCGCACTCGCCCTCTCCGCGCCCGCGGCGCTCGACGCCCGCGTTCCACCCTCCATGCAGAAAGAGCGGGACCCCAAGTTTGCGAAGAGCAAGTACGGCGAGACGAGGAAGAGGCTCAAGTCCGAGGGCTATCAGAAACACCTCTTCGGCCTGGGCATGGGCTACATGAGGCCCGGCTTCCAGCTCGAGCAGGGCAAGAGCCTACATGTCGCGCCGATCAAGAACATGGCGAGGGACGAGACCAGGGGGCTCGCGGGCGACCTGGCCGATGTCGCTCAGGAGAGGTCGGTCGAACTGCTCAGGGAGAGCGAGATATTCTCCGGCGTGGGCACCGCTGAGAAGAAGGCCGACTACACGCTCGAGATCTACATCATGGAGATAGAGACAGGCTACAACATATGGGGCCAGGGTTCCTGGTGCGTATGGGGGGTGAACCTCTACGATGCGAAGCGCAACCTGCTGATGGCGGGCTACGACAGGATCGAGAGCGACTCCTACTCCAGGAACGTGGATTTCCTCGTGGGGCAGATACCCGACAGGACGACCCTCTTCATCTGCCGCTCCAACCCGTCGTTCAACACCGATTACGTGAGGCTTCTGCGCACTCGCAAATTCAACTGGAGGATATGGGAAGAGCTCTGACAAAAGGAGGCGTCATGATACGTTCGAGGAGGGGCCTGATCGCATTTGCGGCAGCATGTTCTCTGCTGTTCTTTGCGATCCAGCCGGCACAGGCAAAAAGCGACAAGGGATACGGCAAGGGGCACGGCAAGGACAAGTCCGGATCTGTGAGCGCACACTCCGGGCAAGGGGCGGAGTCGACGCCTCCGGGATGGTCCAGGGGAAAGAAGACCGGATGGGGCGATGGGAAATATCCGCCGGGATGGTCGAAGTGGAAGGAGGGCAGGAAGGCGAAATGGAGGGGCGACCGCATCGCTGCCCTCGATGAGATAGACTCCGTCTGCCAAAGATATCGCATACGGGAAGACCGGCGAAGTCAGATCAGGCAGGGGTTCGACGAGGCCATAGCCGGGGGGCTCATCATCGACGATGCGAGGAAAAAGCTCGTCTCCGGGCTCGCTGACTCGAAGCAGCGCAAGGAGTTCATGGTGGACACCGCGCAATCGGTGCTTGAGTTCCTGAAATAATCCGATGCTGCAACGCGGCAATTAACAAAGGTTTTTTGTTGTGCGGTGCTGCTTTTTGTAATATGATCGCACCAGCTGAAAACGGCTTACAACCAAAAGGGGGGCGATATGAAGGCACTGAAGTGGATTGTGTTGATTCTCGTGATCGTAGGCGGTCTGAACTGGGGGCTGGTGGGGCTGTTCAATTTTAACCTTGTGGCGACGCTGTTCGGCGAGATGACCTCAATATCGCGCGTGGTGTACACGCTGGTGGGGGTCGCTGCCCTGGTCATGATCTTCCTGCTCCCGAAGATCAAGAAGGAGACCGCATAGTCAGAAGACAATCGGCTGTTCCGAAAGGGCGGGGCGACCCGCCCTTTTTTTATCCATTCAATACGGTCGTTTGTATGCCCTTGCCGGATGTCGTATAAAAGCTGTTGAAAAAAATCAGGGCAGCTGTAATAGCTTATGCTTCAATCTTCTCCCGACTCCTCGGGATTGATAGGACGACCGAATCATGAAAACCAGCCCCGTTATGATCGCCACACCTCCTGCGCTCCCCACGTTCTGGACCGCGATAGAATCGCCGGCCGACGCGGCATTCTTGTCGAGAAGCCCGGTGGTATTGAGGGTGATAAAAACCGAGGGCGACCTGGGCGGCCTCCCGAAGGGGGACCCGGCCAACACGATAGCCTGCACCGGGGTGCCGCTCGGCAGGATCCCCATCGTCCCCATC includes the following:
- a CDS encoding trehalose-6-phosphate synthase, with the protein product MVSNREPYVHNWREGKISVSRPASGLVTAIDPMLRASRGTWIAHGSGNADRSVVDEKGRVKVPPGKDLYTLRRVWLTKEEEQGYYYGLSNETLWPLCHVAYARPAFKLADWEMYKKVNRRFADVVLEEIGDRKAFVWVQDYHFALLPAMLKEARPDIMVAQFWHIPWPNPEIFRICPWSHEILEGMLGNDLLGFHIRWHCDNFMNTVDLILESRIDRESSTVFHHGGLSTKVMAFPISVDYGQIEEDSQQDFSSNETVGDVMDLLPMKYEVMAVGIDRIDYTKGIPERLKAIDRYLEKHPEMIEKFLFVQIGSLSRIHIGLYKQLNDEINRLVEEINWKYSTEGWQPIVMLRRGLVYPEILAFYRMAKVCIVSSLHDGMNLVAKEYISSCAGGDGALVLSRFAGASRELDKGAIVINPYDTEAFADAIHEAVSMPDEERRSRMEKLRAIVSEYNIYRWAAKFMSELSKIA
- the lpoB gene encoding penicillin-binding protein activator LpoB gives rise to the protein MKTRLICLLAVAAISLTMSSCATKKVYTEGKYIDPGEVWLLSDKFVEADLQVIAERLSKSMLSSEFLATSDRKPAVIISLFSNGTDEHIDMVSLTNKIRQHLIDSGQVRFLNNRLRREIARELEYQGSGYVSPETAKAKGRQVGADWVLSGHIASIKQPVGRREIVYYKTTMEITDLETAEIVWADELEIKKKFTRKRVTM
- the otsB gene encoding trehalose-phosphatase; the protein is MRRFERHSELILERCLARGEALMLFDFDGTLAPIVGHPNRAALPARWRSRLESLAGHRGIKVGIVTGRPYQDIRKRIPTRGVVVSTDHGHEVRLGRKLLMRVGGGLKREMAALAKDARTILDKAPEAFVEEKDYSVAVHYRLVPQRKKACVVREFVRIAKPHCKKHRLTISRGKQVIEVRQSGLWDKGKASLWIWRRLAPDALPFYFGDDTTDEDAFKALGRRGITVRVGMKRGSRARYFVDEMDEVAPFFERLLKTI
- a CDS encoding glycosyltransferase, producing MPGLSEYEPIAGRYVIEELRMLASKISGRTVQMVNSTAVGGGVAEILNRMMPLLRELGIDARWDVIKGGDKFFWVTKTVHNALHGAAEGLSQDMIDEFMAVSEQNNRAIACDADIVFIHDPQPIALVGQKESRRNKWIWRCHVDVSNPNPQVWEFLRRFIVRYDTSVFSAPQFSQVLPIRQALISPSIDPLADKNRELSREEIDEVLHRFEIKRDKPIVTQVSRFDFLKDPVGVIEAFRMVRKSVDCQLVLAGGTATDDPESEIVLNEVIKAADGDEDIHVLLIPPGSNVEINALQRASSVVVQKSIKEGFGLTVSEALWKGKPVVASAVGGIPLQIKHRFSGMLCHSVEGAANSIKYLLNNPDFAKQLGEQGREQVRAHHLLTRHLTEYLLLFLSLYSDADVVNL
- a CDS encoding 4Fe-4S binding protein; its protein translation is MAHTINDECINCGACDPVCPVEAISEKDDRRVIDPKKCTDCGACVEVCPVEAIKPG
- a CDS encoding DUF378 domain-containing protein, which produces MKALKWIVLILVIVGGLNWGLVGLFNFNLVATLFGEMTSISRVVYTLVGVAALVMIFLLPKIKKETA
- a CDS encoding zinc-dependent peptidase, with product MGRPLPDGQLAVIRRNVALYRLIPEELKPELHGHIQNFLAEKHFEGCGGLALTEEMRVTIAAQACMLLLRRRSTYFPKCDSVIVYPSAYVAGKRSRFGYVETEEASVRLGESWTQGLVVLAWDEVAREAAHPDEGRNVVLHEFAHQLDQEDGAADGTPILGSRSAYPEWSRVMGGEYAKLRDRAFNHVHDVLDAYGATNEAEFFAVATEAFFNRGKALKYKHPELYGLLEGYYRLDPAEWVQR
- a CDS encoding LPP20 family lipoprotein, producing the protein MKRVITLAVFLLILSPASAWSKSGPDWIGGASKKYPEPRYFIGVGSTPLDKGGKGQQMEWAGDSARAEIAKTIRTEVKVTTRSERAIGSASGAKSTQTDVVTSTAREVLEGVEIKEYHRDKKGRMLYALAVLDRYGAAKNLEKRAQRIKQDIASEVDAAGEARERGRALSVISHYGRALAMAGEITEIEDLLGILKPGGAYSLMEAPYHESTLREAIRRLRKEVRFSVSVEGPGAKVRGYLINGLSKAGYVTGTAGGKAYDLKGTTELTYKGTIDMGQDMLMQIYQADLDLEITDPASGEVVGTMTWSASANEKSEVMAERSAVRALGEYVQRTIADKMGNIL